The following coding sequences are from one Mytilus trossulus isolate FHL-02 chromosome 8, PNRI_Mtr1.1.1.hap1, whole genome shotgun sequence window:
- the LOC134681652 gene encoding cytochrome P450 2J2-like: MVVGVGTILVALIVFLVTYLLMRCRRPSDLPPGPTPLPVLGNLKLIWGKSLLDVAAALQKKYGDIFSLSIGPYWMVFINRYDALREVFVKHGNTFSDRPDVWYLREVKKKKGLAAGYPWKEQRAFTLNLLRGFGFGTRSMESIITEECEKFTELLAETQGKEFAISGVINKAVSNVICSIVLGKRFSYDDKEFDKFVKVITETVVNEYTPKVNILPVLLHIPKVKSRCDHCIEQNNLIRAWFQKQIDEHKETLKEDHWRDFIDAYLVQIKKMKRESDTQFTEENLKYVILDLFSGGTETTSSTIGWAVLCLVNHLEIQEKIRAEMLKNVSSGPPTLSDRNTLPYCEAVIHEVMRMEPILPMSISHTTSEDTVVNGYRIPKGAIVVPNLYSVMHDEKVFPDSHKFDPRRFLDSNGKFHAPEKFLPFSLGKRVCPGEALARNELFLFFTSLVWNFKILPPDGQPPPPVVGKLGVTYGPLPYKVRFVKYRD, encoded by the exons ATGGTAGTAGGTGTCGGTACTATTTTGGTGGCATTGATAGTATTTCTGGTGACGTATTTGTTAATGCGATGTAGAAGACCTTCTGATCTGCCACCCGGACCCACACCACTTCCCGTGTTGGGTAACCTCAAATTAATTTGGGGCAAAAGTTTACTAGATGTTGCAGCAGCATTACAAAAGAAGTATGGTGATATATTTAGCCTGTCTATCGGACCATATTGGATGGTGTTTATAAACAGATACGATGCACTGAGAGAAGTTTTTGTCAAACATGGGAACACATTTTCAGATAGACCGGATGTCTGGTACCTAAGAGAAGTGAAGAAGAAGAAAG GTCTTGCTGCAGGATATCCATGGAAAGAACAGAGAGCTTTCACCCTGAATCTCTTACGAGGATTTGGATTTGGAACCAGGTCAATGGAATCCATTATAACAGAGGAATGTGAAAAGTTTACTGAACTGTTAGCAGAAACTCAAGGGAAAGAATTTGCGATCAGCGGAGTTATTAATAAAGCTGTCTCTAACGTTATTTGTTCCATTGTTTTAGGAAAACGGTTTAGTTACGATGACAAAGAATTTGATAAATTCGTCAAAGTAATAACCGAAACAGTAGTTAATGAATACACTCCGAAGGTTAACATATTGCCGGTACTACTTCATATACCGAAAGTGAAAAGCAGATGTGATCATTgtattgaacaaaataatttgattagAGCATggtttcaaaaacaaatagatGAACACAAAGAAACGCTTAAAGAGGACCACTGGAGAGATTTTATTGATGCTTACTTGGTTCAGATTAAGAAGATGAAGAGAGAGTCAGACACTCAATTTACAG AGGAAAACCTTAAATATGTAATACTCGATTTGTTTAGCGGCGGAACTGAAACTACTTCGTCGACTATTGGATGGGCGGTCTTGTGTCTTGTGAACCACCTTGAAATTCAAGAAAAGATTCGAGCTGAAATGCTGAAAAACGTATCCAGCGGACCTCCTACTCTATCTGATAGAAATACTCTTCCTTACTGTGAGGCAGTAATCCATGAAGTTATGAGAATGGAACCAATTTTACCGATGTCTATATCCCATACTACATCAGAAGATACCGTCGTCAATGGTTATCGGATTCCTAAGGGAGCTATTGTTGTTCCGAATTTATATTCTGTAATGCATGATGAGAAAGTATTTCCTGATTCACACAAGTTTGATCCTAGGAGATTTCTAGACAGTAACGGAAAGTTCCATGCGCCAGAAAAGTTTTTGCCGTTTTCATTAG gtAAGAGAGTATGTCCAGGTGAAGCCTTAGCACGGAATGAACTGTTCCTGTTCTTTACCTCTTTAGTTTGGAATTTTAAGATCTTACCTCCAGACGGTCAACCACCTCCACCGGTTGTAGGTAAACTTGGTGTGACCTATGGACCTCTTCCCTATAAAGTTAGATTTGTAAAATATAGAGACtaa